From Andrena cerasifolii isolate SP2316 chromosome 12, iyAndCera1_principal, whole genome shotgun sequence, a single genomic window includes:
- the LOC143375292 gene encoding tRNA (guanine-N(7)-)-methyltransferase, whose protein sequence is MSKPLPLPQKKYYRQRAHSNPIADHCIEYPIKPDSMNWSSLYPDYFSTNEGDSKEDSVPHKRVEFADIGCGYGGLLVTLSPMFPDNLILGMEIRVKVSDYVMDRIAALRSQNPGEYQNIACLRTNAMKYLPNYFHKGQLKKMFFLYPDPHFKRSKHKWRIINKTLLAEYAYILAEGAIVYTVTDVKDLHEWIVQHLREHPLFDEVSKEELDADPIVEKLYESTEEGQKVTRNKGEKFLAVFKRIPDPYNKDP, encoded by the exons ATGTCAAAACCGCTGCCATTGCCGCAAAAGAAGTATTACAGACAACGTGCTCACTCAAATCCAATAGCAGACCACTGTATAGAATA TCCTATAAAGCCTGACTCAATGAACTGGAGTTCGTTATATcctgattatttttcaacgaacgAAGGAGACTCCAAAGAGGACAGCGTACCTCATAAACGTGTCGAATTCGCGGACATCGGTTGCGGCTATGGAGGCCTATTGG TTACGCTATCGCCAATGTTCCCTGATAACCTGATCCTAGGTATGGAGATCAGAGTAAAAGTCTCCGACTATGTCATGGATCGTATAGCTGCACTACGATCGCAGAATCCTGGAGAATACCAGAACATCGCGTGCTTAAGGACAAACGCGATGAAGTATTTACCGAATTACTTTCACAAAGGGCAG TTGAAGAAGATGTTCTTCTTGTACCCGGATCCACATTTCAAGAGGTCGAAGCATAAATggagaattataaacaaaacgCTTCTGGCGGAATATGCTTACATATTAGCTGAAGGA GCAATTGTGTACACAGTGACAGACGTTAAGGATTTACACGAATGGATAGTACAGCATTTACGCGAGCATCCGTTGTTCGATGAAGTTTCCAAGGAGGAACTG GACGCAGACCCCATCGTGGAGAAATTGTACGAAAGTACGGAAGAAGGCCAAAAAGTAACGAGGAATAAGGGAGAGAAGTTCCTGGCTGTATTCAAACGAATTCCAGATCCGTACAATAAAGATCCTTAA
- the Rpl3 gene encoding ribosomal protein L3: MSHRKFSAPRHGSMGFYPKKRSQRHRGKVKAFPKDDLNKPVHLTAFVGYKAGMTHVVREADRPGSKVNKKEIVEAVTILETPPMIVVGVVGYIETPHGLRALTTVWAEHLSEDCRRRFYKNWYKSKKKAFTKASKKWQDDLGRKSIENDLKKITKYCKVVRIIAHTQMKLLRQRQKKAHIMEIQLNGGTIEQKVKWAREHLEKPVPISNVFAPDEMIDVIGVTKGKGYKGVTSRWHTKKLPRKTHKGLRKVACIGAWHPSRVSFTVARAGQKGYHHRTEMNKKIYRIGQGIHTKDGKIVKNNASTEYDLTEKTITPMGGFPHYGEVNNDFIMLKGCCMGPKKRVITLRKSLLVHTKRAALEKINLKFIDTSSKFGHGRFQTAADKASFMGQLKKDRIREEQAQATTSAPSTAAAQ; the protein is encoded by the exons ATG TCGCACAGGAAGTTCAGTGCACCCCGTCACGGGTCTATGGGATTCTATCCCAAGAAGAGGTCCCAGCGTCATCGCGGGAAAGTCAAGGCGTTCCCTAAAGACGACCTAAACAAGCCCGTTCATTTAACGGCTTTTGTCGGTTACAAAGCTGGTATGACCCACGTGGTTAGGGAAGCTGATCGTCCAGGGTCAA AGGTGAACAAGAAGGAAATCGTGGAGGCAGTAACCATCCTGGAAACTCCGCCTATGATCGTGGTCGGTGTGGTTGGATACATAGAAACACCGCACGGCCTGCGCGCTCTTACCACAGTATGGGCGGAGCATCTTTCGGAAGACTGCCGCAGAAGGTTCTACAAGAACTG GTACAAGAGCAAGAAGAAGGCATTTACGAAGGCTTCGAAAAAGTGGCAGGATGATCTTGGTCGCAAATCGATCGAGAACGACTTGAAAAAGATCACGAAGTACTGTAAAGTCGTCCGAATCATTGCTCACACTCAG ATGAAGCTGTTGAGGCAACGTCAGAAGAAAGCCCACATCATGGAGATCCAATTGAACGGAGGAACCATCGAGCAGAAAGTTAAATGGGCACGCGAGCATCTGGAGAAGCCTGTGCCCATTAGCAATGTCTTCGCCCCCGATGAAATGATAGATGTGATTGGCGTTACCAAAGGAAAGGGATACAAAG GTGTCACCTCGCGTTGGCACACGAAGAAACTGCCACGAAAGACGCACAAAGGTTTGAGGAAAGTCGCCTGTATCGGTGCCTGGCATCCGAGTCGCGTGTCCTTCACCGTTGCACGCGCTGGTCAGAAGGGCTACCATCACCGCACAGAGATGAACAAGAAGATCTACCGAATTGGACAAGGCATCCACACGAAGGATGGCAAG ATAGTGAAGAACAACGCTTCCACGGAGTACGATCTCACGGAAAAGACTATCACTCCCATGGGTGGTTTCCCTCATTACGGCGAGGTGAACAATGACTTCATCATGCTTAAAGGCTGCTGCATGGGACCCAAGAAACGTGTGATCACTTTGCGCAAG TCGCTGCTGGTGCACACCAAACGAGCTGCGTTGGAGAAGATCAACCTCAAGTTCATCGACACCAGCTCCAAGTTCGGACACGGTCGCTTCCAGACCGCGGCAGACAAGGCCTCCTTTATGGGCCAGCTCAAGAAAGATCGCATCCGCGAGGAACAGGCGCAAGCCACTACCTCAGCTCCATCGACTGCAGCTGCGCAGTAA
- the Nd-pdsw gene encoding NADH dehydrogenase (ubiquinone) PDSW subunit, with protein MEEEPNPFVRFMKAVIYTLDGPVTFFREKIVEPNQKKYPWYHQKFRRVPTIDECHERDIGCYFEANAQFIRDMYVEQEIVAILRRRYEDCCWTNGGEKAVCADLFNTFNDVSTAYFIKYGDLGAKINVLDAFMKQKHRMLWERRNGPVGSGAKENFTVA; from the exons atggaagAGGAACCGAATCCATTTGTCCGATTTATGAAAGCTGTGATCTACACGCTAGACGGGCCCGTTACCTTTTTCCGAG AGAAGATCGTCGAGCCAAATCAGAAGAAATATCCATGGTATCATCAGAAGTTCCGTCGCGTCCCAACGATCGATGAATGCCACGAGCGGGACATCGGTTGTTACTTTGAAGCAAACGCTCAATTCATTCGCGACAT GTACGTGGAACAGGAGATTGTAGCTATATTGAGACGGCGATACGAGGACTGTTGTTGGACAAATGGCGGAGAGAAAGCTGTTTGCGCCGATCTGTTTAATACGTTCAATGATGTTTCCACGGCGTACTTCATAAAAT ATGGCGATCTCGGTGCGAAGATCAATGTGCTCGACGCGTTCATGAAGCAGAAGCATCGTATGCTTTGGGAAAGACGAAATGGTCCAGTTGGTAGCGGTGCGAAAGAAAACTTTACTGTGGCGTAA